One Acidobacteriota bacterium genomic window, GCAAGATCTGGTGGCAGGTGCCCGACCAGGGAGGCCGGGAGGGCAACTTCCTGGAGGCCTCCGGCTCGGCGATGATCGCCTACGCCTGGGCCAAGGGCGCGCGCCTGGGCATGCTCGACTCGCGCTATCGGGAGCTGGCGCAGGAGAGCTTCTTCGGCCTGGTCGACGAGCTGGTGGATTGGGATCCCCGGGGTGGCCCCAAGGAGACCGGGCGAATGCAGATCCGCAACGTGTGCCGCAGCGCCGGCCTCGGCGGCGATCCCTACCGCGACGGTACCTACGACTATTACGTGTCCACCGACGTGGTGATCAGCGATGCCCATGGCGTCGGTGCGTTCCTGTTGGCGAGCGCGGAAATCGAGTGATTCGACCCGAGGACCGAGAATCCTTCTCGTGACTCGAAGATGCAGATCTCCGAGGAGGAGGAAAGTGATGAGGAAGCACCCCAAAGCAGCTGCCGGCCTGGCAGCGACCCTCGTGGCGATCTGGCTGGGTCTTCCCGCCTGGGGCGAGACTCCGCCGGCGGGCGCTGCGGATCCTTGGCAGCGCCTTCCCGCCATTCTCGCCGCCATCGAAGCGCCGACCTTTCCGGACCGGGACGTCTCGATCCTCGACTTCGGCGCCGTCGGTGACGGGGAGAGCGATGCCACGGCCGCGATTCGTGAGGCCATTGCAGCCTGTTCCAAGGCCGGCGGTGGCCGGGTGGTGGTTCCGGCGGGGGACTATCTCACCGGGCCGATCCACCTCCAATCCAACGTCGAGCTGCATCTGGAAGAAGGAGCCACGCTGCGCTTCAGCCAGGATCCCAACGACTATCTGCCGCTGGTGCTGAGCCGCTGGGAAGGGGTCGAGTTGATGAACTACTCGCCCCTCGTCTACGCCTTCGAGGAGACGAATATCGCGGTCACCGGCGCGGGCACCCTCGACGGTCAGGCCGGGCCGGAGCATTGGTGGCCATGGAAGGCCGACGACCACCCACAAAGCCAGAGGCCCGATCGCGACCAGCTCTTCGCCCAGGCCGAAGCCGGCGTGCCGGTGAGCGAGCGGGTCTACGGCGCCGGCCACTACCTGCGCCCTTCCTTCCTCCAGCCTTATCGCAGCAAGAACGTCCTGATCGAGGGCATCACGATCCGCAACGCCCCCATGTGGGTGATCCACCCGGTGCTTTCTCAAAACGTCATCGTGAGGGACGTGACGATCATCTCCCACGGCCCCAACAACGACGGCTGCAACCCGGAGTCTTCCAGCGACGTGCTGATCGAGGATTCCTTCTTCGACACCGGGGACGATTGCATCGCCATCAAGTCCGGCCGCAACGCCGACGGCCGGCGGCTCGATACGCCGTCGGAGCGCATCGTGGTCCGCGGATGCCAGATGCGCGCCGGCCACGGAGGAGTGACCATCGGCAGCGAGGTGAGCGGCAGCGTGCGGGACGTCTTCGTCGAGCAAACCCACATGAGCAGCCCGGAGCTGGACCGCGGCATCCGTATCAAGACCAACGCCGTGCGCGGAGGCGTGATCGAGAATGTCTTCGTGCGCGACGTGGAGATCGGCGAGACCGGCGCCGCCATCCACATCGACATGCAATATGAGGAAGGCGCCGACGGTCCGTTCCGGCCGGTGGTGCGCAACCTCCTGATCGAGCGGCTGACCGTCGATCGGGCCGAGCACGCCTTCTTCGTGCGCGGTCTCGACGTCGCCCCGGTGCGCGGGCTGGAAGTCCGGGACAGCGTCTTCCGTGCGGTGGGCAGCGCCAGCGTTCTCGACCATCTCGAGGATCTGGTACTGCGCGACGTGGTGATCCAGCCGGCGGAAGAGTCGCCGTAGGCAGCCGGATGCGGTTCTCGAACCGAAGAGTGCTTCGAGCCGCTGTTGGGAGCTTCCTGGCTCTCCTGGCAAGCCACGGCCTGGCGGCGGCCCCTGCGCCACCGGCCGCCGTGCCCCTCGTGGGCGAGGAGATCCTCCTCTGGCCCGGGGACGCGCCGGGCTCGGAAGGTCTATCGCTGCAGGAAAGGCTCACCGAGCGCAGCGAGGACCCGGCCCTTCACGACCGCATCTTTACCCGAATCCTCCGCCCTTCCCTCCGGGTCTACCGGCCGGCGGTGGCCAACGGCGCGGCGGTGGCCAACGGCGCGGCGGTGGTCGTCGCTCCCGGGGGTGCCTACCAGCGGGTGGTCATGG contains:
- a CDS encoding glycoside hydrolase family 28 protein translates to MRKHPKAAAGLAATLVAIWLGLPAWGETPPAGAADPWQRLPAILAAIEAPTFPDRDVSILDFGAVGDGESDATAAIREAIAACSKAGGGRVVVPAGDYLTGPIHLQSNVELHLEEGATLRFSQDPNDYLPLVLSRWEGVELMNYSPLVYAFEETNIAVTGAGTLDGQAGPEHWWPWKADDHPQSQRPDRDQLFAQAEAGVPVSERVYGAGHYLRPSFLQPYRSKNVLIEGITIRNAPMWVIHPVLSQNVIVRDVTIISHGPNNDGCNPESSSDVLIEDSFFDTGDDCIAIKSGRNADGRRLDTPSERIVVRGCQMRAGHGGVTIGSEVSGSVRDVFVEQTHMSSPELDRGIRIKTNAVRGGVIENVFVRDVEIGETGAAIHIDMQYEEGADGPFRPVVRNLLIERLTVDRAEHAFFVRGLDVAPVRGLEVRDSVFRAVGSASVLDHLEDLVLRDVVIQPAEESP